From the Centropristis striata isolate RG_2023a ecotype Rhode Island chromosome 5, C.striata_1.0, whole genome shotgun sequence genome, the window tatgttaaatctcaacctgaaaagtaactaaagctgtcagataaatgtggtggagtagaagtatatagCTACATAggatggaaatactcaagtagaggggaagtacctcaaaattgtgcttaagtacagtacttgagttaatgtacttagttactttccaccactggcggTGGGTATTTTGTTCAAATATAGTATATGTGTTTCCTTCTCACTATTAAGATGCTATATGCAAGTTgagttattaatatatttgttcagcattaacattaaaagcatttgtTTGAATAATACttacattaagaaaaaaaacaaaaacaaagtatttcttGTTAAAGGTTGAATGAACTCAGTCATATCCATAAATGTCacagaaaaatctaaaaaatatatatattttttatatatattatttataaataacactgtAATCGTAAGTATGTATGCATGTTCTttagaaaataaccaaaagtaATTCTATGTATGCTGTGTGAGGACGAATAAAAACAagccatgaaataaaaaacaaaataaaaaagtagccTATACATGTACACAGTGTAGTTTAGACATATTCTGTGGAGATGTAGCAAATTAGAAAGTGacccttaaattaaattcacttATGTCATCTAACTGTACTTTATTATCAATAGTGCCCTCTTCAAGTAgtaatctttatttttcttttctttggattcataaaaaatgtgtgtttaacAAATATTTCATGCTTCTTTTTTCCTTCAGCTGTCTGACATCTCACCAATGGGACGTGACCCATCAGTGACCAGCTTCAGCAGCGCCACCCtcaccccctcctccacctgcccCTCTCTGTCGGACTCCCGCTGTGGTTCCATGGACCAGAAGTAAAACTTTTACTCAATTCATGCACTTCAATATCTGTCAGTTTCTGTGTAGAATGTTCGGTCATACTCAAaactttaacatatagcactcctgtagcgatgacagttagctcttaaagttatgtacttacttgattcctgtggtctatgtctagtaccatcaggctgaatgcacttattgtaagtcgctttggacaaaagtgtcaactaaatgacatgtaatgtaatgtaatgtaaaaacccAATTATAGATGTAATTTGTTGGCAGAAGCTAACTTGGTTGTACTTTGTTCCTTCATCAGGACCCCAGAGAACAGCTCCCGTGCCTCCAGTCCCTCCTGCTCAGACTATGAGAACTTCCCAATGGTTCCCAGTCTGGAGACCTCTTACCTAGCACGGGCTGGAAAGAACGAGTTCCTCAACTTGGTGCCTGATATTGAAGAAATGAGGCCAGGGTGAGTGCTGGCTTGTTTGCTCTTTGCAGCGTTGTCATTTTACAAAGTCAATATGAGATGCATCTCGCAGCCCAGACAAAAATAGATAATCCTGTTTTCCTGTCCAAGCAGAAATTATCTGAATTGATTTCTGTCCTGGGTGTTTTCAACTGGAAGCAAATCTAATTTAGGACGTATTTTTAACTgatgtctctcttttttttttctgtagatCGGTAGTTTCCAAGAAAGGATTCCTGAGCTTCATGGAGCCGCGCTCCAACTCGTGGgtgaagcactttgtggttGTGCGCCGACCCTACGTCTTTATCTACAACAGTGACAAGGACCCGGTGGAGCGAGGCGTCCTCAACCTCTCCACAGCTCAGGTGGAATACAGTGAAGACCAGCAGGCCATGCTCAAGGTAGTTTCAAGTCATCAATCGTAGTCCTGCTTCTCTCCTCTGccgtttttatttacattcattGAATCTCATAACAATTATTAACAGTAAACACAACTTAATCAAAAATAATcattgtgtgtatctgtatttgttcaaaaaaacacattttctatctCTCTAACTGTATTTGGATGGAAGACTGGAAATTGGTGTCATCTATTGCAGTAGTCACATCAAATCAGGCATATATTGTAGGTTTAAaccttaaatttatttttaatccatttttctgtttcttcaaAGCATTACGTTGATTTAATATTGCAATATAATtcattttcaaatatatatcCACATCTTCACACTACTCCTCAACATTTCTAGAAACATAATGGCTGATGCACAAATGTGTCAATGATGGCATGAAAATTTAGTGAATAATAACAAGCAACTTTGGAAAAAATATCCGTTCTGTCACATTATTTGTGCTATTTGGATTCGGGTACATGCTAAGTTATGATACAGTTAAGTTACATAAATTCTTTGATTATACTTCAGACTtgagagagagcaagaaagctaGGTAGATATAATGTGAGATATTATTACCATTTCCAAATTTGTCTTtctaattatattgtttttatgttgaaatttaaagtattaaataaggGTACAGCGTTACATTGCTATAATGATACTGATACTACATGATTGTAATTTACTTAGTAATATATTTAGTCTCTGCCATTCGTACCTGTTACTCTGTTGTTACCACTCTCTGGATTGTGCTCTGTTGCTGTTTTCATGCCAAAAAAGCCTCACTGAATTGAATTGTACTGAATAAATTAGCAAGAACAAGTCATTCAAGAGCAATACAGTGGGGGTGCATGGCACTTTGCAATTCAAGATGTTATCAATAAGGAGCAAACCACTTTCCAAAACCAAGACACAtccttaaaataacaaaacatgcaCATGAACATATTCTGCTGCCAATAAATAAGTAACCCCTCGACAGGATGCATCACATTGTCATCACTTTCAAAAGCTATTCTACTTGAACAACCTAAAAACTATATTGATAGAAAACCTAAAAATACCTGTTcaacatgacaaatatttgaTGTTGTCTTTTCAGACTCCCAACACGTTCGCTGTGTGCACAAAACATCGAGGAATCCTCCTGCAGGCCAACAACGAGAAAGACATGAACGACTGGCTGTACGCCTTTAACCCTCTGTTAGCAGGAACgataaggtacacacacacacacacacacacagactcttgAGTTACACTTAACAGGAAGCACCTCTACATTCTGCAGAGACTACATTCCTGTGTCGTCTGTTCCCACAGATCTAAGCTGGCGAGGAGGCGCACCGGCCTGATGAAGAACTGAGTGGGTCGATCGGCACACAGTAAACCACGGCTTCCATTGTTTCTGGAAAGCCTTTTGAACATACCAAGTGTTAACACTTATTAATCATTGTGATTCTTGACAGTTTTCTCTTGTAAGTAGACTTGTGGCTTAAGTCTCCTTTCATGCGACTAAAAGTTTCAGTTCCAGAGAAATTtgcctccccctctccctccgaCATCCCTCTGCCAACTTAGCTTTCCTCCTCTCTATTTCTCttcccctgctcctcctcctcctcctcctcagctttttgtgtttttcgttTTTATGACAATGTTTGGGTCTAATTTTGTTCCGCTTCGTTGTCATTCCCTAACTCCCTAACTAGTAGCATGTTGTAATAGTCTACTTGTGTGTGCACGATTCTTCAGAAACTGTTCTTTCTGGCCACTAACTTTCAGTTTGCCAATCATCTGTAAAGAGTCTCTATCAGTGTTATTTGTCTCCCgagaagagtttaattttattttttggctgttttttttttaatatgcccGCATGATAACTGCAGCAGTCCTCAGGAGAAGACCAGATTTGcttactacaaaaaaaaattaaagcaaatCAGATAACTTACAGTTGAACCATGAAGGGAAAATATACAAATGTCTCCAAGTGACATATTAGTTTACATTCTGCTACAGAAAGCAAGGCTACTTCAAGATCTATTGCTGCTAATGAATTCATAGATTTTTCTTCCTGATTTCCATCAGGCCGCCGCCTCTCACTCCCCTCTGCCGTCTCCTAGACAGcctttagaaataaaatgttaagaGTGAAAAATGTGGCCTAACTCAGCGAGACTTGAGGGCAGTGCTGGATTTCCACTGTCATCCACAGCTGAGCTAAAAAAGGTTCTTTCACCCCATTGTTGTCTGCGAAGATTAGGCAAATTAGTCAGCTGACATATGAAAAAGCGACGGCTGTTTTACACATGTGATGTTTAGATCCCACTCCTCAGTCCGTGCACATTCACCAATGCCAACCCCGATAGTGCCGCCAGTCAGCGATTACTTACAATCATGCATTTGTGTCAACATGAAAAATACACGCTTACATGCAAAAAGATTATTTCATATCTCAGCAGTGAAAACGTGACAATGGATTGTTCCTGCGGGAGTAGATGTTTGTCCCTGTCCTTTTGCTATTTCATCTCACGAAAAACAGGGTTAtaaggaaaagaggaggagtagGACGGACCGTACTCTGAAGAGAGAATACGATTTGTACATACAGTCTGTTCTGGGATCAGTGTGGTAGTTAGCTCTCGTTTAAGACATTCCTCTCAGCTCCTCTCGCAGTTTTTTTCTTACGCTGACATGTTGAGACCCCAAGAGAGTCTCAGCATTTgctaatatttagtttaaccaTCACATACGTGTGATAcggaagacaaaaacaaaacctggTGAAATGAGAGGAAGGATTTGGGAAAGCGAATGAAGTTGCAATGCTCTAGCCTTGACGCCAGTAGATAATTGATGACGCTGCTAGCTCATAGCCTGCAGGACAGATAATGAATAGTCTACCACCCCGTGACTCCCCTCACTGTCATGCTGGTGTCGGGTAAAATCTCTAAAGTGAAGTACTTACTGTTCAGCAGCACCACAGGTTACCATGTGTTCATTTTCTATTTGTGTTCTTGAATTGAAACTAACTCTCATTGGGTTTgatatttcttttcttcttcttctttttttaaattattaacattgttttgtttttctattatGCTTTTAATCATTCCACAGTGAAGTTTTATACGAAATGTTACCAAGGGCATTTATTTCTTAAGTTGTAACCAGctatattaacattattttgcaCATTCACACATATCTATAGCAAGACGAGGGCAGATCACACATGTTGAGTCCAGGATTATTTCTGAGTATCAGGAACACTGATAAGAGCACATATCAAGGCTACACTGGATAGCTGTTTATTAGAGAGAAAGAAGTGATATTAAAGGGACGACATATACGACATGAAAGTTTTATTTCTGATATtgtttatgaaaatatttgctCTGTGAGTCGTACTGCAGCTGCTACATTCGGCTCCTGATAAATTATGCTTCTGTTTCTTCAAATGGTGGAAGTGTGATGAGCACAGATGGGCATTTTAAAACTCTGGCCAACCAACCAGCAGTGTGCCGACTGTGTCATGAAAGAGACATTATGGTTGACGGTGTTGAAACAGAGGTAGAAATCGCCTGTTACAAATATTAGTGGAATTATTGTTGACATATATTCAGATGTAAAGATGACAAGAAAACATTTGGTGTAAGGTCAGAATGAGTGAAAAATAAGGAGCGTCTCTGCCCTGAGGTTAGCCAACCTGCTGGTCAGAGAAATAAAAACCTGCTGAATTGTCTAAGAAAAtgtttagcataaaaatgaatcATGACAAAGCATCTATGCACCGATGAAGGCTCTAAGTGCTACACGTTAACCTCAGCATACTGTGTGAGAAACGATACAAAGACCTGTCAGAGCAAACATTTTCACTTCACTGACTAATTTGCAGTGGTATATTATTTTGGattgtgtatttattgtttgcaaTGTACATATTAGTTTGCAGCTCTTTGCACATATTAATAAAAGGTTCAACTAACTGATCAAATAAAGTCTGTGCGGTTTAGTTGTTCTACTCAGAGTGAACCAAATGATGGTGTGGCAGCCTCTGCCAGTCTCAGCTGGGAGAGCGTCGAATGTACTATGAAGATGTTTTTCCATCgtttgaacaaaacaaaaaaagagaactaAAATGTAACCCACTGCAACTTTTCAGGGGAGGTGAGTTACATTAGTGCTTCCTCTTTATTAGAAAGTGGTTTGAGTGAAAGTCTGCTTTTGATTTGAAGAATATTTACTCACGACTCATGCTAGCCAGCCACTTtaattataacaaaacaaaggtggtttataactcatttttttctaatatcaGGGAATATAATACAAAGTAGCTAGTGACATCTAAAATGACAGTATACTATTGTTGTACTGGTGTCTTTCTTCAcctcaacactttttttttttccgttgatgcctttcaaaaaaaaaactagccaTGATATTTTCCATCTTCCCCTCTGACAATTAATATCGGTTAACTGCGCTCCCTTTGGATTtgttcaccaaaaaaaaaagcaaaagaaaacaagacaaaccACGACATTAACACTGTACATTATTTGTCAgactggtttcattttcatacttattttgtaaatatctGTGTTGTATGGAGcttgaattaaaatgtaaatatgtttactgtatttgtaataattataatccattCGCTGTATAGCATAGATGTGTCATGCAGATATCCTAATTCTGTGTATGGTAATCTTGCACCATTGAACTGTTTAGTGAATGAGGCAACAATAAAAGTGCAAATTGTGCATTAGCAGAACAAGTGCTGCCTGTTTCGTCTCCTTTGTCCTGTTTCACACCCATCTTTACGTGTTTTCGCATGTTGCGACTTCCCGATACCTGTGTGCTCCAGAGGCATCTCTTACAGGAAAAgattaaattagattagatatGTTAGGAATgaggaaaatattaaaaaatactcacCACAGGTCAAATTTTGTAGTAAGTAAAAATTATGACACCTTATAATTTTGACTTACTACtaagtaaattattttctttctttaaaaaaaacaaaaaacttatACTTGAGTtaatttgactgatattcatttGAGTGcagaattataaaaaacaaaacaaattgtcGGATATTCCCTGGCTTgcatacaaacaataaataaataaatatacgatttaggaaaataaaagtgAGATATCCAAAAAACCATTCAAACATTGTGATTGATTTGTTAAGTATGTATATAAGACTCAGAATTGTGACAAAATCctgactttatattttattattcttttgactttttatttattattttggattGAAATTGTAAACATTTGACTTTTCTCTTAATTATGACTTAGTATCATATGCTTTTGTCTATTTAAGTCAAAATTATCTAACAATTCTGATTCACAatgaatatttttctttaacattatttttttcatggcaGAAACGGGCTCtgatttccccttggggatgaataaagtcattttgatttgatttgattgattgatttgaatgTTGACTTTAGCTTTAAACAATTAATTCTCTACTGTGAAACCCCGGCCTTTATGTCAGTGATTTTTATTATTGCATAGAAAATTCATACAGTACTGTTAATCTGGATTCTTTGCCccacatctcctcctcctcttccctgcCTCTCATGCATGTAAAGGCATTCTGACACTAAACTGATTAAGAGCAGTAATTTTCCTATGATCTGCCACAAATTTCCAGTAATTAGTTGAAGAAATTAAGCATGGTTCACTAGCTGTTTGAAATCCCATACTGCATAGAAAGAAGACCAACACTGTCAGTAGGTAAAGATCTCTACTGGGAAAGAGAAGTTAAATGGCATTGTACTTTTTTCTACATTGTATGTACATTATTCCTTTTAATACCTTATAAATTACAACAATTAACCTTTTCCTATATTATACATCTTAtcttatatgtatatatatatatatatatatatatatatatatatatatatataaatatatatattttttctcaatAAACCCACACGTTTGCAATATTTACTTAACAAAATTCAGATAAATGTTTACTTCAGTACTGTTAAATCAGTGGTGGGAAGAAACTTCTTTCAAAATCCTACCtacataaaagtacaaaagtatgaaAAGAAGATGCTTATCTATAGCATATCGCAGAGAAATCATAATAttgtatttcattaaaatgtcattaatatatataaatatatattttaaaatattatgtcagaaaacatattttgtaaAATAGTATTCATAGTATTGTGTGTtagaaaaaatgtcataaatcatCAAGGTACAGTATGTCATAAAATCCTATATTACACATCAGTATTTGCACATGTCATACAAATGCATTTTCacactgtgtgtaaaatgtgtagATTCAAACATACCAGGGCAACTGCAGGTGAGAGAAATAGACAAtatagattaataaataaaaaagaagcaatatttacagtatttgttgtgttaattgtatAGTTGCATACTTTACAGGCATCGCATGTCCTTTCAgtttatatgtttaaaaataaataaatattaaaaaaaaaaaaaaggaaaaagaaaaaaagagtcttGTCTTGTAAACTTACGCTTCTGTATAAGGTAAAATATATGGTCAGAATAATCAATAGATCCATGGTATATTCCTTTAATGTCTCATGATATAATCGGCTCCATTCACTTGTTGGTGTGCGCTTACGTGTTATAACTGACAGCCGGTAGAGCCAATAGGAGAACAGATACCTCTGCTCTGATTCTGGACCAATGCGAATTCGTGAAACAGTGTCGCTTCAGTTGGCTGGCCGTCACCTGATTGGTGGACGCTCTATGTGGGCGTACGTGAGCCTCTCCTCTCCGTCGTCACGTtgggaagagaaggaggaagtaaaaaaagagTGAAGTGGACAGAAGTGTGAGCCCGACTGTCATTTAACGCTGTTACTTCACTGCTACTTTACCCGCTGAGCACCATGGCTGAGTAAGTTCTCACAgtagctttaatttatttagacTTTCAGTGAAGTAGGGAGGTTGCGGTTGATACGTGTGGTTTAATAATTTAAGGCTTTTTTTCGTCGTTTAATTTGTTCATAGAAACCTTCTCGATCAGTTagtgttagcctgttagctaaCCAGCTTTAGTGTTCAGAATAAATATGTAACATATTATTTAGCGTGAAAATAACCAAGATAGCGGTTGTCTGTTTCAGTTAATAGGCACAAAACATATAGGTTCAAGTAAcgttgaaaagagaaaaaaaaaaataatttcagggTTTTCCTAGCATTACTAGGCGCAACACTAGCTGaattaatgtaaaatcaatgtTTTTAGAATCTAAACTAATTAATAATCACTTAGATCACAGATCTAATGGTTGTAGTTTGTCCAGTGGACATCTTAAGAAAGTTATATTTAACCTATTGgagtgtttattatttataatctgCTCTTCAGTGCCCTATtgtacatacaggtgcatctcaataaattagaatatcataagaaagtttatttatgtgagtaattcaattcaaaaagttgaaatgacacattatttagatccattgagatgcacctgtatatgtggTAATATTAATTGTtcaaaatgatgtgaaattgcatttttttgatATTGAAAAACTTAAAACTGTACCAAAACCCTCCAGCAAATGCATGCACTCAAGCGTTCCACAAAACTAGTGCAAAAGCTGAATTTGCTTGAAGTCATGACTGTTTTGAGTATGATAGGCGACAGTTTTTATAAGCCCTTGTTGATGCTGATTCTGAGACCAGACATCCAGTAAATGTGATTATTTATCTTCTCCTCACAGAGCAGACATTGCACTGATTGGTTTGGCTGTCATGGGCCAAAACCTCATCATGAATATGAATGACCACGGCTTTGTGGTAAGACGATGGCTTCTTTATCCCCACAAGTTCTAGCAGTAAAACTTGCTCCAGTGTCcttgttttatttctctcaGTAATCACTAAACCTCTCCGACAGGTCTGTGCTTACAACCGAACCGTGTCGAAGGTGCATGACTTCCTGAATAAAGAGGCAAAGGGCTCCAAGGTGATTGGGGCAGAGTCTCTGGAAGACATGGTGTCCAAGCTGAAGAAGCCCAGGAGGATCATCCTGCTTGTCAAGGCCGGACAGGCTGTGGACGACTTCATTGATAAGCTGGTTGGTAATTTCTGCTGAGCTTTGTTACAATCACTTGTGGAAAATCAAGTCTTGCCTCGTTTCATCACTTGGCTTTGTGCTGCTGTTCTTCAGGTTCCTCTCCTCGAGGCTGGAGATATCATCATCGACGGTGGCAACTCTGAATACAGAGACACAACAGTAAGTCGTAGAGAATCgctgttttactgtaaatctTTATTCCTGTTGCACTATATTCTCATagtatttatgcatttttgtcAATACAGCGGCGGTGTAAGAGCATGAAAGAGAAAGGCCTGCTGTTTGTCGGCAGTGGGGTCAGTGGTGGAGAGGAAGGGGCTCGTTATGGACCTTCACTCATGCCAGGAGGACATAAAGAGGCCTGGTGAGTCATCACACACTGAACTAGCAAAGATGTGCTAAAACAAATACAGACACTTCAGAGAAAGCTGCACGTATGTGGGAGTTTTGTAAAATAGGGAATATCTCAGAAGGTTTATTCATTTCAGTAAATTGATCAATTAAAACATTTGATGCTgttgctttattttgaaggccacACATAAAAGACATCTTCCAGAGCATCGCCGCCAAAGTCGGAACAGGAGAACCTTGTTGTGACTGGGTGAGTGGtgtttaatatgtatttaatgtttattattctGATTGGTTCTAGCAGTTGATGTTACAATTATAATCTGACTCATTTGCCTGTGCAGGTTGGAGATGAGGGTGcaggtcattttgtgaaaatgGTCCATAATGGCATTGAGTATGGCGACATGCAGCTGATTTGTGAGGCCTACCACCTGATGAAGGATGTTCTGGGCATGGACCATGATGAGATGGCACAGGTGAGCTGTATGATGTAATCTAAAGTAGTATTGCTACAGGTGCacctcaatgaattagaatatcatagaaaggtttatttatgtcagtaattcaattcaaaaagtggaaataacacattatatagatccattacacacagaatgaaacatttcatgtcttgatttatttaatatattctaattataatgcttatcgcttacatttaatgaagacctaaagttcagtgtctcaaaaaaaatgtaatattacaaaagaccattttttaagaaatatgtttaatatgaaatgttggcctcttaaaagtatgtccatctatattcACTCAGTATTTggtttggggctgtttgacttgaactactggaaatggacttttccatgatattctgatttattgagatgcacctgtatgttgtGTCAGTTCTgtataattaaatgaaaaagcaaTGCGACTGACTGTGTTTCAATCACTCAGGCTTTCGACAGCTGGAACAAGACAGAGTTGGACTCCTTCCTTATTGAGATCACGGCTAACATCTTTAAATACCGGGACTCTGATGGTACACATCTGCTGCCCAAGATCCGCGACAGTGCTGGACAGAAAGGCACAGGGAAGTGGACGGCCATTTCAGCCCTGGAGTACGGCACACCTGTGACTCTGATCGGTAAGAGGAAGAAAGGAGGCTGCAGACAAGGAAGTATCTGGTTTCCTTCAGTCTTCCAGTGCTGGCTGCTTTCAGTAAACTGCCTTTGTCATGATGACATGACAAAGGGCATTACGTCACACATGATTTCAACACAGCTTTCAGAAATTAAAGGGCAATAGCCCTTTTGCCAGTTATCTGACACACTGCGTGGCCAGTGAGCTTCTTCTAGAGAAAGGGATTGATATTTGGCTGCCACTAAGAAGATTGAAGGATTTTCTAGTGGCTTGCTCATCTCAGGTGACATAAGGGGGATTTGTGATACTCTCTGCAGCTTTGGTCTTCGCTCAGACCGTATGAGTCTGTTTCATAAACGGCAAGATGGAGGTCAGGGAGCAAGGACAGAAAGTGtcatcagatcagatcagctcCTCCCCCTCTGAACAGACACATTTTGTGCATAATTTTAAGTCAAAGGGACATTCAGAATCTGAAAAAGGTTTATTACCAAATAGGTTTTcacgtacatttgtttggacaaatacaatgataacaacaaaaatatctcagagtttaatttaagagccattttacatggttttcttgatgatgactTTGTTTATtatccaggcattaaaatgaacaagaaattgaagaaaaaggtggtctaatatttttttccatgaccatGAGGAAGTTGCCTTGGTGTTTGGTGCCTACAATAAACATatcaagtggaaaaaaatgtaaaagcaaaGATGAATATATAATagaaaaattacaacaaaactgTGAAAGAGACACTACAAATAATGTTT encodes:
- the pgd gene encoding 6-phosphogluconate dehydrogenase, decarboxylating, yielding MAEADIALIGLAVMGQNLIMNMNDHGFVVCAYNRTVSKVHDFLNKEAKGSKVIGAESLEDMVSKLKKPRRIILLVKAGQAVDDFIDKLVPLLEAGDIIIDGGNSEYRDTTRRCKSMKEKGLLFVGSGVSGGEEGARYGPSLMPGGHKEAWPHIKDIFQSIAAKVGTGEPCCDWVGDEGAGHFVKMVHNGIEYGDMQLICEAYHLMKDVLGMDHDEMAQAFDSWNKTELDSFLIEITANIFKYRDSDGTHLLPKIRDSAGQKGTGKWTAISALEYGTPVTLIGEAVFARCLSSLKDERVEASRSLSGPQGVKFSGDKAAFLEDIRKALYASKIISYAQGFMLLRQAAKEFCWSLNYGGIALMWRGGCIIRSVFLGKIKEAFDRDAELQNLLLDSFFSNAVQDCQESWRRTVSTGVQHGIPMPCFTTALSFFDGYRHEKLPANLLQAQRDYFGAHTYELLSKPGTFIHTNWTGHGGNVSSSSYNA